The following proteins come from a genomic window of Stigmatopora nigra isolate UIUO_SnigA chromosome 9, RoL_Snig_1.1, whole genome shotgun sequence:
- the LOC144201795 gene encoding granulocyte-macrophage colony-stimulating factor receptor subunit alpha-like isoform X6 encodes MSTHWEVGCELGPVLSLCCSLLICWAIQSEATDVEVCQDVKTINNLCVLHSPGPAHVIVEIQDKENFNCYLYPTNLLNCSWTFLTLHQNAQLYVYISICDNHSTVHSFSLSSKEHYGSISIAPREYKKLYVIVKFNVSWHHKWVVYSYVFDAEMMEVLPAPGNISASVQDEGIVLKWDAPQGRANYNSRCFEYELDVELQEKNLINTKQVSYTLPNTDPLSTYRARIRARKLSSCLGSQSWSDWSNTIKIEHSFDTLNIMTILPIALGIPLIFLILLVLFRTQRFKQVLYPTIPRPPLKYKYFLEENNMLNRVGTNEFVHSTLKWETFVRVTRISTYELSPGTN; translated from the exons AGGCCACTGATGTAGAGGTCTGTCAGGATGTAAAGACAATTAATAAT ctctGCGTGTTGCATTCTCCAGGACCAGCACATGTCATTGTTGAAATTCAAGATAAGGAAAACTTTAACTGCTATCTTTACCCAACAAATCTACTCAATTGCTCATGGACCTTCCTTACCTTGCATCAAAATGCTCAGCTCTATGTCTATATCAG CATTTGTGATAATCACAGCACTGTTCACTCCTTTAGTCTATCATCTAAGGAACATTATGGATCAATTTCCATCGCTCCGAGGGAATATAAGAAGCTCTATGTTATCGTCAAATTCAATGTATCCTGGCACCACAAATGGGTTGTGTACAGCTATGTATTTGACGCTGAAATGATGg AGGTTTTGCCTGCACCTGGAAATATCTCTGCATCAGTCCAAGATGAAGGGATAGTGTTAAAATGGGATGCGCCTCAAGGTCGTGCAAATTACAACTCCCGATGCTTTGAATATGAGTTGGATGTGGAACTCCAG gaaaaaaatttaatcaaCACCAAGCAGGTGTCTTACACACTCCCAAATACAGATCCTCTATCCACCTATAGAGCAAGGATCAGAGCCAGGAAGCTGTCTTCTTGTTTAGGATCACAATCATGGAGTGACTGGAGTAATACTATCA AAATAGAACACTCATTTGACACACTCAACATTATGACGATTCTCCCAATTGCACTTGGAATACCCTTGATCTTCCTTATTCTGTTGGTGCTGTTCCGCACTCAGAG GTTTAAACAGGTTCTATATCCTACAATACCTCGCCCCCCATTAAAGTACAAATATTTCCTGGAAGAAAACAACATGCTCAAT agggttggaacgaatgaaTTTGTTCATAGTACACTtaaatgggaaacgtttgttcgagttacgagaatctcgacatatgagctcagtcccggaacgaattaa
- the LOC144201795 gene encoding granulocyte-macrophage colony-stimulating factor receptor subunit alpha-like isoform X5 — protein MSTHWEVGCELGPVLSLCCSLLICWAIQSAEATDVEVCQDVKTINNLCVLHSPGPAHVIVEIQDKENFNCYLYPTNLLNCSWTFLTLHQNAQLYVYISICDNHSTVHSFSLSSKEHYGSISIAPREYKKLYVIVKFNVSWHHKWVVYSYVFDAEMMEVLPAPGNISASVQDEGIVLKWDAPQGRANYNSRCFEYELDVELQEKNLINTKQVSYTLPNTDPLSTYRARIRARKLSSCLGSQSWSDWSNTIKIEHSFDTLNIMTILPIALGIPLIFLILLVLFRTQRFKQVLYPTIPRPPLKYKYFLEENNMLNRVGTNEFVHSTLKWETFVRVTRISTYELSPGTN, from the exons CAGAGGCCACTGATGTAGAGGTCTGTCAGGATGTAAAGACAATTAATAAT ctctGCGTGTTGCATTCTCCAGGACCAGCACATGTCATTGTTGAAATTCAAGATAAGGAAAACTTTAACTGCTATCTTTACCCAACAAATCTACTCAATTGCTCATGGACCTTCCTTACCTTGCATCAAAATGCTCAGCTCTATGTCTATATCAG CATTTGTGATAATCACAGCACTGTTCACTCCTTTAGTCTATCATCTAAGGAACATTATGGATCAATTTCCATCGCTCCGAGGGAATATAAGAAGCTCTATGTTATCGTCAAATTCAATGTATCCTGGCACCACAAATGGGTTGTGTACAGCTATGTATTTGACGCTGAAATGATGg AGGTTTTGCCTGCACCTGGAAATATCTCTGCATCAGTCCAAGATGAAGGGATAGTGTTAAAATGGGATGCGCCTCAAGGTCGTGCAAATTACAACTCCCGATGCTTTGAATATGAGTTGGATGTGGAACTCCAG gaaaaaaatttaatcaaCACCAAGCAGGTGTCTTACACACTCCCAAATACAGATCCTCTATCCACCTATAGAGCAAGGATCAGAGCCAGGAAGCTGTCTTCTTGTTTAGGATCACAATCATGGAGTGACTGGAGTAATACTATCA AAATAGAACACTCATTTGACACACTCAACATTATGACGATTCTCCCAATTGCACTTGGAATACCCTTGATCTTCCTTATTCTGTTGGTGCTGTTCCGCACTCAGAG GTTTAAACAGGTTCTATATCCTACAATACCTCGCCCCCCATTAAAGTACAAATATTTCCTGGAAGAAAACAACATGCTCAAT agggttggaacgaatgaaTTTGTTCATAGTACACTtaaatgggaaacgtttgttcgagttacgagaatctcgacatatgagctcagtcccggaacgaattaa